The stretch of DNA GGAGGGCGGCCAGGAAGTACAGGCTCAGCACCAGCACGATCAGCGCGCCGAAAAGCCCGTTGGCCACGGTGGAGCCGAATCCGAGGACCCCGCCGAAGATGCCGCCCATCGCGTCCGGGTTGTTGACGAACTTTCCGAGCTCCTGGGTGATCCGGTCCCGCACGCCGAACTGGCTGTCGATGGTGCGGAAGAAGTCCGAGTCAATGAACTCCTGGATCCAGTGCGGCGCCTGCTGCACAATCTGGGTGACCTGCTGCACGATCGTGGGGATCAGGGTGGCAAAAAACCCGGCCACGGCCAGCGTCAGGGCGGAGACGGCCGCCACGATCCCGGCGGCGCGGGGGAACTTCTTGCTTTCCAGCCACCGCACCACCGGGTCCAGGCCCAGGGCGATGAAGAGCGCCGTCACGATCCAGAGGAGCAGCTGGGTGGTGTTGGAACCGATCCAGTAGACCAACAGCGCCACGCCGACGCCGACCGTTCCCATGAAGCCGACGTAGAGCGGGTGCTGGGCGGACATACGTGGCCCGGGATCGCCGAAGCGGGCCTCGGATTCGTTGTCCGCGGTGCCGGCGGTTTCCGCATACTCCGGCGGCATTTCGAAGCGCAGCCGTGGCTGCGCTCCCGGGATGGGCTGGCGCAGGCGCCGGCCCATGGCAATCAGGGCTCCCGCGATGGCGGCCCGCTGGCTGGAAACCTGCTTCCGCGGACCGTGCTCCTTGTCACCGGATTCCAGGCGTGCTTCCTGTCCTGGGGTGGACGGATCCGTGTGTTCAGTCACTGCGTTGAAAGCCCTTTGTCCTCTGCGTACCCTCCCTGGCTCCGCGGGCGCGGGCCGGGTGTGA from Arthrobacter sp. PAMC25564 encodes:
- a CDS encoding AI-2E family transporter: MGRRLRQPIPGAQPRLRFEMPPEYAETAGTADNESEARFGDPGPRMSAQHPLYVGFMGTVGVGVALLVYWIGSNTTQLLLWIVTALFIALGLDPVVRWLESKKFPRAAGIVAAVSALTLAVAGFFATLIPTIVQQVTQIVQQAPHWIQEFIDSDFFRTIDSQFGVRDRITQELGKFVNNPDAMGGIFGGVLGFGSTVANGLFGALIVLVLSLYFLAALPAMKKWAYRLAPRSRRARVEALSEEITGSVGNYVIGQAVVALLNATFAFIVMFIVGVPFAVLLAFVVALLAFIPLVGGMIAGVIVTLIGLTAGWQTALVYAICYFAYLQFEAYFISPRVMQKAVAVPGAVAVISVIAGGSVLGVLGALIAIPTAAAMMLLIKEIFIVRQDKH